AACCCAAAGTTTATTCCTGTCCAAACTTCTAGAGGATGAGTAGCTTGAGGATTTTCTGGTGAACCGTCAAGACGAAGACCGTTAGCAGCACCAAACTTGCCATTATGAAATTTGAGAAAGCAGGTATTATAAATCGTTTGTAAGGCAGAAAAAGCGCGATCGCCTGAAACAATATCAGGTAAACTTAACAAACGCGCATAAAATTGACCGCATAATTGATCCGCCATCACCACATCAGAACCGCTTTGACTATCAAGTCGGTAATATTGACCATTCCAGAGTTTTTCCTCATAAATAGAGCGCGATTGTTCCAACCAACCCTCATAAGTCGATTTTCTCTCTCTTAACTCCTCTGCGTCTCTGCGGTTTATAATTAAAATATCACTTATAGCGATCGCCGCTTCTAAAGCTGCCAACCACAACCCACCACAATAAGCACTTACACCTAACAACCGCCAATCATCAAAAGTTTGGTCAGGGGCACCGGAATTTTCCGGAATACCATCGCCATCTTTATCAAAATCTTTCAGATAATCAAGAGTCTGCACAATTGCATTCCAGCAATCATTTAAGAATTCTATATCATTAGAACCTGTAAACAAAAAGTCACGGTATACCTGTAAAACAAAATCACAGCCTAAATCCTTCCACAAATTGCAATCTTGATAGCTGGTATAATTTGTTTTCTCCCAAACATGTTCATTCGGTGCGCCTAAATCGTGAGGTGTTGCGCCAGAGGCTTTTCGGATAGCTATCGGACTTTCGGCTTTGATAGTTAAATAGTAGCCAATAATACGTTCAGTTTCATCACTTTTGGGAATAGCCCGTGCAAAAGCACGAATTACCGCTTTTTCCAGTTCCGGAAACAGCATCAACAAAGCAAAGGAACCATACAACCGCACATCGAGACTTTCATACCAGCGGTAATCTAAGCACTCTAAGACTGCAAATTGACCGATAGGATCGAGTTCTGACGCTGCACTCCAGAGAGTACCGCCGCTGGTGAGGTTGTAAAGCTCATTAAACAAAGCCATTTTAAACCAATTTGGCAAATCTTCGCGGTCGAGAATTGGTTGTTGCCAAGTTTGAATTTGCGATCGCCAACTTTGATATTGTTGAAGAGCAATAGAAGCGATCGTCCAAGCATTCTTGCCATCGCGACCAAAAAAATCTGTATATCTGCGGTAATAGTTGATTCCCGCAGCAAATTCTGTCACCGGAAAATCCCAGGCAAGAACAAAGGGAATTTCTAAACTTTCCCCAGGTTGCAGAGTAAAACGAACCGCAAGCGCAACTCCTATTTGTTCCCCTGCCGCCGCCGATGTTCCAATTCGATAATTCGACAAAGAACCATCTTCCGCGAAGCTTTGCCATACATCCTCACCCGTCCCTACAGGGTTCCAGCGGCTATGATAGAATAACTCAACTTGGGGATGTTTTTTGGTAGCAATGCACCATTGCCCTTCACCTTCTTTTACAGGTTCATTAATACCAGCTTTACCCAACTCAAACCCGATATATTGACTATTTTCAACTATTGTGTTATAGTTATCTTCACTTTCGCCCAAACGCGGTTGATACTCGTAAACCGGACTGCCATCATCGCGCACTCGCACTTCAGGAGATTTGACAGCATTAGTAAACCAGCCCACCATATTTTGCCAAGTGAGCATAATGCCCAGAGTAATAGGTGCATCACTTGGATTATGAGCAGTCCAGACAAACATCGCCACAGGATAGCTAGTTTGTTGATAATTATTTGCCCACACAGGCGAAAACTGCTCGCAAGTTAACTGTGATTGAAACACATTTTCATACACAAACCAGCTGCGCGGATACAAAGCGTGATAATTCCCCGTAGTGACGCGATTCATCGCGTCCCCCTCATCCTCACCCCCTGTTGGATACCACTTCCACGCAACCAAACTATCATCCTCAGGAAGTTGCGTACACAAAGCGTATGCTTGAGAAGAAGTCCCATCTGATTCAAATACACTAAATTGACAAGCGGGGATAGTTTGAAAAGTATGTTCCCCCCCGTCAATATGCCAAAGGTTAAAATCTCCCCGCGAAGAACGACCGATACAACCTGCACCAAAACCCCCTAAAGGCATTCCATGCCAGGGACCATCATCAATATTACTCGCATAACGAACAGTGTAAGGTTTGTCCCACCCCTTACCAATGGGACGGCTCCAAGTGCTGATGGGAATTTCTGGGGAAAAATGATTTGTCATCGCCTGATGTTACAACATGCAGTCACGATTATGAACACTAGCGCATCGGTGTAACTTTTCTCAAGTCATTTGTACTCATTCGATTGTTGATTGTGAGGAAACTTACACTTTTCGTAGTGAGGACTTCAGTCCTCTCTCATAATATGAGGACTTCAGTCCTCACTACATAGGCAAATCGTTAACTTTAACATAAACTAGGCAAAATCGGGCAACAAGAGTGCGTTACCATCCTAATAATGTAAACCAAATTACAAAAGCTTATGGAGCCATCTCTTTCAACCGAGGTGATTCTGACGCATCCGCGCCAATCCCTTGGGAACGTACAATTTGATTGGACACCGCAACCTGGAAACTATCTTGATTTGCAAGGTAAAACCTACGCAGTTTTAGAGCGTCGCCACAAATATCAGCTTAAGGCAGGACGTTACCGTTTACAAAATATAGCTCTTTACGTACAATCCGCCAAACGACCATCAGAGAAAAGTTTGGTAAACGGACGTTGGGTAGTCGGGGATGCCACCTGCCGCTATAATGCTAATTCAGAAATTATTCGCTGTGCAGTTAACCCAGAAGGACCTTGCGACTCTTGCCGATTTTATGAAGAGTTAGGAGTTAGTTGTTAGTTGTTAGGAGTTAAAAGAGGGGGAGTTAGTTGTTAGTGGTTAGGAGTTAAAAGAGGGGGAGTTAGTTGTTAGTGGTTAGTTGTTAGTTGTTAGGAGTTAGCAATTCCCTTGTCCCCCCACTCCCCCTTGTCCCCCACTCCCCCTCTCCTAATTCCCAGAAATAAACACTTCTCCTACAGCTAGTCGGGTACCATTAACAAAATCCCATCCTGATTGGGGACGTTTGCCGGCTTGCTGAACTTCTCGTAGTAATAATAAACCATCACCGGTTTGAGCGATCGCTCCCACTCCCTTGACAATGCTTACCACCTCTCCTGGATTACTTGATATTGTTGACACCGGCAGTTTATGCTCTATTTCTTGTAATTCTGGTGGTAACTCACTCCAAAAAGCAGAACCAAGGGGAGCGGTGGCGGTGATTTTTAGCGGTTGGTTGCGAAAAGTAGCGGTGCAGTTGGGGTAAAAGCCTCTAACTTGATTGTGTAATGCAAAAGCGCTTTTTGACCAATCCAACGCATAATCCGGTTTTTTAATTAAAGGTGCATAAGTAGCTTGTGAATCGTCTTGAGCAATTGGTTGAATCTCTCCTTGTTCTAGCTGAGATAGCGTTTCCAGCAGCAAATCAGCACCTATTATAGATAACCTAATTGCCAAATCTTGAGCATTATCTAATAATCCAATAGGTGTAGTAGCTTTAAGCAACATGGCTCCGGTATCCATCCCCGCATCCATTAACATTGTCACGATCCCGGTTTCCTTCTCACCGTTATACAAACACCACTGAATCGGAGCCGCACCCCGATATTTCGGCAAAATCGAGCCATGTACATTAATACAACCGAATTTGGGCATATCCAAGATTTCTTGAGATAAAATCTGCCCATACGCAACCACGACAAACACATCCGCCTGTAATTGTTTCAATTGAGTTAAGGTTTCAGTGTCTTTTTTTATGCGTTGGGGTTGCCATATTGGTAGGTTAGCAGCAGTGCTGACAGTTTTTATCGGTGAAGGTGTAAGTTTGTTACCGCGTTCCCGGCGTTTATCTGGCTGGGTAACTACTGCCAAAACTTCAAATTCTGGATGATTCAGCAATTTTTCTAGGCTAGGTACGGCAAATTTGGGAGTACCAAAAAATACGACTTTCATAATAAAGTAGGGAATAGGGAATGGGGAATAGAAAATAGGGAATGGGGAATGGGTAATGGGGAATTGGGAATGGGGCATTGGGCAGGAGGAAGGGGAAAGGGGAAAGGGGAAAGGGTAAGAAAAACTTCTTTTCTTCCTTTTCCCTTTACCCTTTAACCTTTTCCCCTCATAAAATTCCCCATTCCCCATTACCCATTCCCCACTCCCCATTACCCATTACCCATTCCCTAAAATTTTGCTTTTTTTACAATCACACTAACTAAAAAATTGCTCATTTAGCTGTAAAATAATCTGGTGCTTGTAAAAGACAGCATCGCTAACCAGGGTTATAATGAATCATCTGGCAGATAAGCCAGTATGAGACGCATCTGCTTTTGGCGAATTAAATTGCCTTGCGATGTCTAAGAACATTTTGTTCTGAGTTTACTACTCAATATCGTTGCTAATAGTTCCCAAAGACTTCGGCTTTCGTTGTAGTTAATATCAATTAAGTAGTAGTTTGCTTTTGCAATGCTTGCAAAAGCAATTGCGATTTATGTCTTTTGGTAGATGCCAGTGTACTTCTAGAGTATTATTGGTTGTGCGTTTACCAAATTTTTGAGAATGGTCATACTTTTACAGTTATCGGGGTCTAGGTGTGTGGCAGAAATAAAAATAGGCTCGCCTATAATAGGTTAGCTTTTACTAATGCCACAATAAACAAACACGTCGTATGAGCGCAGGTTGCCAGTAAAAGTAGTAAGTACAATTGATGCGTTCAACAGCCAATTAGGGATACCTGTATTTTGGCGTAGTTGAATTTTGGCAGCGGCGGATTTCTGTATCTCAGTAGTTCCTCTGTGCTTTGTGTCAGTACACTGCTAGCATTTCTCGTAAAAGCTTAGTACTTTTTCAAGGTATAGGGCATTTCGTGATTTATGTAAAACTGTGCAAAATTTGAATAAAATATCTCGTTCAATTAATTGGTTTGTTGTTATACATATAATGTAGTTTGCCCCATTACTGTCTCAGCAGCTGCTCCTCACACAGCAACCGCCCTCTAGAGAGTTAAAACATGCTTAAAACCCTTTTGCTGTCAGAATGGTTCCGCGTGAAACCATTCACCAAGTATGTTGTCGTTGTGCTTTTAATCGCACCTTTAGTGGCTGCATCGGGTCACTCTAGTTCAGCGAAACAATCACAGGTAGCTAAAATCACTCCTGCGTCAGAAAACTCTGACTCAGAACCAGTGGAAATAGCTGCTGTTGACCCGCAACTATCACCTTTATCAGATAAAATGCAGCCTTTGACAGCAGAAGATGATTCTCTGTCAAGTCAAGAACCGACTATTGACCCTTTGGCAGCGGTTGAACTCGCACCATTAATCAAGGAAGAGCCATCTACTCCCGATCCCTTGGCAGCGGTTGAACTCGCACCATCCACCAGTGTATCTGCCAGTCAAAGTAATTTAGTGGAAAGATTAAAAGCTGCTAAACTCAAGTCTTTGACAAGTGAAGATACTGTTATCGCAATAGATAAGCCTGCTGATGAATCATTAGACGCAGCGACAATCTCGCCGGCAACAGGGCGATCGCAACCAAATACTACAAACATAAATGTCGATCCCCAGCCTGATGAGTCTCAAACAGCACAAACAGATCCGATAGGAAGTCCTTATCCTATTCCTTGGCAATGGATACAGTCTACTCAAGAGGCTATGAGTTCCAAGGGTGGTGGAGTGCGCTATTACCGCAGTACACCTGTAGTTTCTCCAGATGGTAGGTATGCTGTTTATAGCCGCGTGCAATTAGAAGTCAAACCCCAAATGCACAATAGCCGGGTTAGCAGTGTTCTGTTTATTGAAGATAGACAAACCAAGAATTTACGGGTAGTGTCTTCAACTTCTTATAATAGAGATGCGCTATTGAATGTTAAGCTATCATCGCCAGATCCTAACGGTGAAGGAACTATTGGGGTTTTAGTTCCTGTCAGCTGGTCTGAAAAAGGCGATCGCTTTTTAGCACGTAGATTTGAAGCAGTATTTAATACATCCGATGCTTCCGATAGTGCGGTGATTTGGGATCGACAAAAGAATAACACTAATACTGTTGCCCCTAGCGATGGTAACGAACAAGAACACGATAAAATTTCGGTGTTGTTAGGTTGGAGCAAAAATCAACCTGATAATGTGATGTTCCGTACTGGTGAATTAGGAGATGAAAATTGGCCTTTAGTAACAGTTTCTAGCGATGGTAAAACTGGCGCCGCAACTGAGGTAGATCAGCCTACTACTTATGGTGAACAAGTCACACAAGTTTGGGCAGGTCCACAAGTCGCTTATCGATAGTTTATACAAAATCTTCTTATTATTCTCCCGTTGTTGTCGCAGGCTATGACGGGATTTTTTTTCGTTGGAGCATTGGAGCGTTGGAGCGTTGTTAGCCCAGATTCCGCAGGTGCGATCGCAAAACATAGTATTTTTGAAGCATGACAGCTTCAGCATTAGATATTAAGGTACAGGATATTGACCAAGTAAGGCATAGTCGCAGGCATATATGATGAGATAAACGAGGTCTCACAAATAAACCGTCTATTAGGGACTCATCCTCAAGAAATCAGAGCGTGCAGGTCAGGTTGTTAAAGCGATGATTCGAGGGCAAGCTAGGGTTTGTAAGCGGTTCTATCCTTGAAAGTCTTGCAATTGAGCGGTGAACCGCTCACTACCTTACTTAAATTAATAATTCCAGACACTGGGAACAGCGATCGCCTACCATATAGATCCGATGCCAATTCCTAAATGTTATGTCTGCTAACTCTGCCACAATCACTACACCCCAAACACAAATCTCGATTCCCCCACTATTAGGCGCTTCTTTGGAGGAATTGACAATTTGGGTTCAGCAACAAAAACAACCCGCTTACAGAGGAAAGCAGCTGCATGATTGGATATATAATAAGGGCGTGCGACATCTTTATGATATCTCTGTCTTTTCTAAACAATGGCGTGCCGAAGTTGCAGAAATTCCCATTGGACGCTCAACTTTACATTACCGCTCTGTCGCCCCTGATGGCACTGTCAAGTATCTTTTAAGATTGGCAGATGGTCAGATTATTGAAACTGTTGGTATTCCCACTTTTCGCTGGGGAGACAAGGGGACAGGAGAAAGTAGCCAGTCACTCGAAAGGTTGACTGTTTGCGTTTCTACGCAAGTGGGTTGCCCGATGGCTTGTGATTTTTGCGCTACTGGTAAGGGTGGATATAAGCGCAATTTAGCACGCCATGAAATTGTCGATCAAGTTTTAACTGTACAAGAAGATTTTCAGCAACGAGTTAGCCATGTAGTGTTTATGGGTATGGGTGAACCGTTGTTGAATGTAGATAATGTTTTGGGTGCGATCAAATGTTTAAATAAAGATGTGGGAATTGGACAGCGATCACTTACTTTATCTACTGTGGGAATACGCGATCGCATTCGTCAACTAGCCCAACACCATCTGCAAGTTACTCTCGCTGTTAGTCTCCACGCACCTAACCAAGCACTGCGAGAACAACTCATCCCCAGCGCACACTCTTATAAAATTGAAGATTTACTTGCCGAATGTCGCGAATACGTAGAAATCACCGGACGTCGCGTTAGTTTTGAATACGTTCTTTTGGCTGGGGTGAACGACTTACCAGAACACGCATTAGAATTAGCAAAACGTTTGCGAGGCTTTCAAAGTCACGTTAATTTGATTCCTTATAATCCTATCAGCGAAGTCGATTACAAACGCCCAAATAGCGATCGCATCCAAGCTTTTCTTACAATTCTCAAGCAGCAAAATATTGCTGTTAGCGTCCGTTATTCTCGTGGGTTAGAAGCTGATGCTGCTTGTGGACAACTAAGAACAAGTAAAAAGTAAAAAGGTAAAAGGTAAAATAAAGAAGTTTTTTCCAACTTCTACCTTTTACCTTTTACCTTCTAGCAAGAATACCTGGGGCATAAGCCTCAATCACTCTACCAGTCAGGGTGCAAGATATCATTAAGTAGTCACAAGTCGGGCATTGCGTGCGAGTCAATTGACTATGAGAAAGATAATGCCTTTCACCTTCGCTACCGCAGTTTGGGCAGCGAATTTTTTGTATTATTTGCATTTTAAAATCCCTTGATGTAGTAATTTTTTATGGATAAAAATCCTCAATTAAACCAGTAAATTTTCTGGCTTAAGGCAAATGAGAAAAAAGTGTCCGTTCAACCAGTAAAGCTTCTGGTTTGACACAATCTAACAAAAGCGACTATATTGTGTCATCATGTTCAACAAAAGTTTTAATTCATAAAATGTTCTTGTGGTTTTATTATCTTAATCATTACCTACTCAACACATCCAACTTTAGACATATAAATTAATTTTGTCAAATGCATAACGTTTCTATATCCGCTGATCCCCATCAATAAAACCTTGAGATTAACTAGTTTGCATTTTTTTAACTTTGTCTTTGCTGTTCTAACAAACTTAAAATTTGAGTATAAGTACTATTTGCAGTAAAAAGTTAAAAATCAAACAATACTGTATTGTTAGTTACAAAAGTATTTAACTTAAGATTTGCTTAAGATTTACCTGGTGTTGATAGCGCTTCTGGAAAAGCGTGTAATATGCGTAATTAGAATATCTTGTGTTTTGATAAATAATATCAAGTTCGCGGAAAAATCATCATTAAAATTCCCGCTTTAGGCGCAAAGAAAGAGGTAAGATTTTTTGTGACAACTTAAGCGAAATTGATTTAAATAAATTTCAAATTGCCATATATTGATTAATTTTGAAGTTATATAAACTGCATAAAAAATGCTCATACTGTCGATTCACAGTATGAGCAATGTTAGCTAAATCTATTTATGGATAATGGGTAAGGAACTTTCCCAATAATCAATTAAACATATCTGAGATAATCGCTCTTAGGAGGGATGAAAGTAATCGTAAATCTCTTGCGCTAAACGCGGACCAATTCCGGAAACCTCAGCTAGTTGTGCGGGTGTCGCTTGTCGGATATAATCAACAGAGCGAAAATGTCCTAAAAGCTGCTTTTGTCGATGGTGTCCCAAACCGGGAATTTCATCTAAACGCGATCGCTTTAATTTGTCACTGCGTTGCTGACGGTGGAAACTAACTGCAAATCTATGCGCTTCATCCCGCAAGCGTCGTAACAGCTGCACTCCTGGTTGTTCAGCTTCAGTTTGCAATGGTGCGGATTCTCCCGGAAGAAAAATCTCCTCTCGCTGCTTTGCTAAACTGACGACTCGCAAGTCTTCTAATAAATTCATCTCTTGCAAGACAGCGACAACTGAAGATAATTGACCTTTACCGCCATCAATCATAATTAGATCGGGAAAATCTGGATTACCCTGTCTTAATAACTGCGGATCTTCAGCATACTTGCGAAAGCGACGCTGAATAACTTCAGCCAAACTCGCAAAATCATCTGAATGTCCGGCAGTAACTGTGGGATTTTTGATTTTGTAGTGACGATAATGCTGGTTAGCGCTGATTCCGTCGATAAACACGACTTGGGAAGCTACTGCATTTGAACCTTGGATGTGTGAGATGTCGTAACCTTCAATGCGGTGAGGTAAATCGGGTAAATCGAGAATAGCGGCTAAATCTTGCATAGCTTGGTGATTGCGATCGCCCAATTTTTGCATTCTTTGCAATTCAAACTGAGCATTTCGCTCGACCATCTCAATTAATTCTGCCTTAGTTTGCCGCTGCGGAGCCAAAATTGTGACTTTTCGTTGTTTGCGTTGAGTTAAGACATCGGCTAATATTTCCCCATCTGGTAACTCGTGCTGTACCAAAATCTCTGCGGGAATTTCCACCGCGTCGGCGGTTTGATAATGTTCTTCCAAGACTCGTTGTAAAATAGCTCCAGGTTCAGCATGAGTATCGGCAACGAAACCCAAACGTCCAACAAGTTGCCCAGCGCGAATCTGAAATAATTGAATACAAGCGTGTTTATCATTACCCGCCAGAGCGATCGCATCCCGCGAAACGGTATCATCCGGTAAGGCAACTTTTTGATTTGAAGAAAGCGACTTCAACCCAGCGATTTGATCGCGAATTCTTGCTGCGGACTCAAAATTTAGCGCTTCCGCCGATTTTTGCATTTGTTGTGTCAAGATATCAATTAATTCCTGACTTCGACCTTGAAATACCATCGCTACTTTTTGCACAGTTTTGCGGTATTCTTCTGGTGAAATCAGCTTTTGACACACACCCGGACAGCGACCTAAATCATAATTTAAGCAAGGACGGTCTTTGAAAAGTGGTTGGGGTCGTTGTTTGAGTGCGAAGATGCGTTTAGATATGCGTAATATTTCCCGTAATAGGTGAGAATCAGTATAAGGTCCGTAAAACTTATCCTTTTCTTTACCAATTCCACGTTTGCGAGTGATGAAAATACGCGGATATTCTTCAGACCAAGTTATACAGACGTAAGGATATTTTTTATCATCCTTTAGCAGCACGTTGAAGTATGGTTGGTGCTGCTTGATTAAGTTTGCTTCTAGTGCTAAAGCTTCAGCTTCGGTATCGGTGACGATAAATTCGATTTCCGTTACCTGCTTTACCATTGTCGCAATGCGTTCGCTTAATTTTTGCGAATCGCGGAAATATGAACGAACACGCGATCGCAATTTTCGCGATTTACCTATATAGATTATGCGATCGCTCCCGTCGCGCATGAAATAAACCCCAGGTTCCGGGGGAATTTCCACCAGACGGTTTTCCAGACGTTCTGGATCTTTAAGCAGTGGTACTATTTGAGCAGATGTTGTCACAACTATTAGGTAGTTTCACAAATATACCTCTCTCTATTTTAATAAAAATTCATATAAATGTGTTGATTTTATAAAGTAAATATTCAGCACACAGTCAACTTGATTTCTTTACTTTCAGTCTTTGCCTTTTTTCAATATCTTATATTTGCTTTTCGTTTTTTATAAATTCATATATTTACTACATATTTTATAACTTATCATTCTATTCTTTATTTTAAAGCTAAATTACTTATCATTGATTTCAATTTATACTGTAATATTTTGATTTACCATTAGCCAACCCATTGTTATTACTTTCTTCGTCAATTCCATACTTCTTTTCGGTATTTTTGTATAAAGTTGTTATGTTATTCATGAATTAATAAGCAAGATTCCGGAGTTTAACTAAAGCGTTAAACATTAAGCGAATTAACGGATATAGCAATTTCAGCATAGTGATTATGATTGAAACTGTAAACGATACGATTTCAGACACGAGAAAAACAATGAACCTGCAAGATTTTGAATCTCAATATCGTAACTCTATGGATGAAACACTCAACGAATTGCAAACAGCAATGTTGCTACTAGCACAAGCTCAACGTAAAATTTCCGAAATTGGTAATAACGTGCAAAACTTCAGTCAGATTGTTGAAGAGTTCATTGCCAGCCAAAAATCTGAATAACTCACACCAAGTACGAAAGTTTATTTACTGTTTAAAGCCAATTCTTCTTCAATTGCTTGAATTAAATCAATTAAATTTACGGGTTTAACAAAATAGCGACAAGCACCTAAATCTAAAGCTCGTTGTTGATCTGCTTTAAAAGCAAAAGCTGAAACTACAATAACAGGGATGTTAACATAATCTGGTAATTTATGCATTTTTTCTAACAGGGTATAACCATCAATATCTGGCAATTTTAAGTCTAATAAAATTAGTTCTGGCTGGAATTGTTCTATAGTTGAGAAAAAAGTAGAAGCCTCTGATAAGCTTTGGACATCATAACCCCAATAATTTAGATAATCATCAAGCAAGATTCTATTAACATCATTATCTTCAATTAGCAAAATCCGTTTAGATTGATGTAATTGAAACTGCTGTCTATTAAAGAAACTTGCTGTCATTTCTATCTATCATCTAATGTAAACCCTTAGCTTATTTTCATCTTTCTCTGCTGGGTGACAAATAAA
Above is a genomic segment from Tolypothrix sp. NIES-4075 containing:
- a CDS encoding GH116 family glycosyl hydrolase — its product is MTNHFSPEIPISTWSRPIGKGWDKPYTVRYASNIDDGPWHGMPLGGFGAGCIGRSSRGDFNLWHIDGGEHTFQTIPACQFSVFESDGTSSQAYALCTQLPEDDSLVAWKWYPTGGEDEGDAMNRVTTGNYHALYPRSWFVYENVFQSQLTCEQFSPVWANNYQQTSYPVAMFVWTAHNPSDAPITLGIMLTWQNMVGWFTNAVKSPEVRVRDDGSPVYEYQPRLGESEDNYNTIVENSQYIGFELGKAGINEPVKEGEGQWCIATKKHPQVELFYHSRWNPVGTGEDVWQSFAEDGSLSNYRIGTSAAAGEQIGVALAVRFTLQPGESLEIPFVLAWDFPVTEFAAGINYYRRYTDFFGRDGKNAWTIASIALQQYQSWRSQIQTWQQPILDREDLPNWFKMALFNELYNLTSGGTLWSAASELDPIGQFAVLECLDYRWYESLDVRLYGSFALLMLFPELEKAVIRAFARAIPKSDETERIIGYYLTIKAESPIAIRKASGATPHDLGAPNEHVWEKTNYTSYQDCNLWKDLGCDFVLQVYRDFLFTGSNDIEFLNDCWNAIVQTLDYLKDFDKDGDGIPENSGAPDQTFDDWRLLGVSAYCGGLWLAALEAAIAISDILIINRRDAEELRERKSTYEGWLEQSRSIYEEKLWNGQYYRLDSQSGSDVVMADQLCGQFYARLLSLPDIVSGDRAFSALQTIYNTCFLKFHNGKFGAANGLRLDGSPENPQATHPLEVWTGINFGLAAFLVQMKMKNEAFSLTQAVVQQIYDNGLQFRTPEAITASGTFRASTYLRAMAIWAIYLVIGE
- a CDS encoding DUF6464 family protein, whose amino-acid sequence is MEPSLSTEVILTHPRQSLGNVQFDWTPQPGNYLDLQGKTYAVLERRHKYQLKAGRYRLQNIALYVQSAKRPSEKSLVNGRWVVGDATCRYNANSEIIRCAVNPEGPCDSCRFYEELGVSC
- the fmt gene encoding methionyl-tRNA formyltransferase; its protein translation is MKVVFFGTPKFAVPSLEKLLNHPEFEVLAVVTQPDKRRERGNKLTPSPIKTVSTAANLPIWQPQRIKKDTETLTQLKQLQADVFVVVAYGQILSQEILDMPKFGCINVHGSILPKYRGAAPIQWCLYNGEKETGIVTMLMDAGMDTGAMLLKATTPIGLLDNAQDLAIRLSIIGADLLLETLSQLEQGEIQPIAQDDSQATYAPLIKKPDYALDWSKSAFALHNQVRGFYPNCTATFRNQPLKITATAPLGSAFWSELPPELQEIEHKLPVSTISSNPGEVVSIVKGVGAIAQTGDGLLLLREVQQAGKRPQSGWDFVNGTRLAVGEVFISGN
- the rlmN gene encoding 23S rRNA (adenine(2503)-C(2))-methyltransferase RlmN; this translates as MSANSATITTPQTQISIPPLLGASLEELTIWVQQQKQPAYRGKQLHDWIYNKGVRHLYDISVFSKQWRAEVAEIPIGRSTLHYRSVAPDGTVKYLLRLADGQIIETVGIPTFRWGDKGTGESSQSLERLTVCVSTQVGCPMACDFCATGKGGYKRNLARHEIVDQVLTVQEDFQQRVSHVVFMGMGEPLLNVDNVLGAIKCLNKDVGIGQRSLTLSTVGIRDRIRQLAQHHLQVTLAVSLHAPNQALREQLIPSAHSYKIEDLLAECREYVEITGRRVSFEYVLLAGVNDLPEHALELAKRLRGFQSHVNLIPYNPISEVDYKRPNSDRIQAFLTILKQQNIAVSVRYSRGLEADAACGQLRTSKK
- a CDS encoding replication restart DNA helicase PriA yields the protein MQIIQKIRCPNCGSEGERHYLSHSQLTRTQCPTCDYLMISCTLTGRVIEAYAPGILARR
- the uvrC gene encoding excinuclease ABC subunit UvrC — encoded protein: MTTSAQIVPLLKDPERLENRLVEIPPEPGVYFMRDGSDRIIYIGKSRKLRSRVRSYFRDSQKLSERIATMVKQVTEIEFIVTDTEAEALALEANLIKQHQPYFNVLLKDDKKYPYVCITWSEEYPRIFITRKRGIGKEKDKFYGPYTDSHLLREILRISKRIFALKQRPQPLFKDRPCLNYDLGRCPGVCQKLISPEEYRKTVQKVAMVFQGRSQELIDILTQQMQKSAEALNFESAARIRDQIAGLKSLSSNQKVALPDDTVSRDAIALAGNDKHACIQLFQIRAGQLVGRLGFVADTHAEPGAILQRVLEEHYQTADAVEIPAEILVQHELPDGEILADVLTQRKQRKVTILAPQRQTKAELIEMVERNAQFELQRMQKLGDRNHQAMQDLAAILDLPDLPHRIEGYDISHIQGSNAVASQVVFIDGISANQHYRHYKIKNPTVTAGHSDDFASLAEVIQRRFRKYAEDPQLLRQGNPDFPDLIMIDGGKGQLSSVVAVLQEMNLLEDLRVVSLAKQREEIFLPGESAPLQTEAEQPGVQLLRRLRDEAHRFAVSFHRQQRSDKLKRSRLDEIPGLGHHRQKQLLGHFRSVDYIRQATPAQLAEVSGIGPRLAQEIYDYFHPS
- a CDS encoding response regulator, producing the protein MTASFFNRQQFQLHQSKRILLIEDNDVNRILLDDYLNYWGYDVQSLSEASTFFSTIEQFQPELILLDLKLPDIDGYTLLEKMHKLPDYVNIPVIVVSAFAFKADQQRALDLGACRYFVKPVNLIDLIQAIEEELALNSK